One Lachnospiraceae bacterium C1.1 genomic region harbors:
- a CDS encoding class I SAM-dependent rRNA methyltransferase, with the protein MTDLIKNSDAKILLKKGGGRLLKSGGAWIFDNEIAEIRGDFENGDIVEINDFDGYFLGYAYINTKSKITARLMSRHKDAPVTEELLEKRVRDAWEYRKSVIDTSSCRLIFGEADFLPGITIDKFEDVLVVESLALGIDRLKTLIIDLCKKVLSEDGINIRGVYERSDAKVRELEGLERTKGFIGESFDTRVNIVENGVKYIVDVENGQKTGFFLDQKNNRAAIRRFCKDKDVLDCFTHTGSFGLNAAAAGARSVLSVDASDTAIEMAKENAKLNGLENIVSYEVADVFELLPDQVKSGKSYDLVILDPPAFTKNRASVKNAVKGYREINIQGLKLVKDGGYFATCSCSHFMTPELFTKTIAEAARTAHKRLRQVEFRTQAADHPILWSADESYYLKFYIFQAVDEV; encoded by the coding sequence ATGACAGATTTAATTAAGAATTCAGATGCAAAGATTTTATTGAAAAAAGGCGGCGGAAGGCTTTTAAAAAGCGGCGGAGCCTGGATATTTGACAATGAGATAGCTGAGATCAGAGGCGATTTTGAAAATGGTGACATTGTAGAGATCAATGACTTTGATGGTTACTTTCTCGGATATGCCTATATAAATACAAAGTCAAAAATAACAGCACGTCTTATGTCGAGACACAAGGATGCGCCCGTTACAGAGGAGCTTTTAGAGAAGAGAGTAAGAGATGCGTGGGAATACAGAAAGTCTGTGATCGATACTTCATCCTGCCGTCTTATTTTTGGTGAGGCGGATTTTCTTCCGGGAATCACCATCGATAAGTTTGAGGATGTTTTAGTAGTCGAATCTCTGGCACTCGGAATTGATCGCTTAAAAACACTTATAATCGATCTTTGTAAGAAAGTTCTCTCAGAGGACGGTATTAATATCCGTGGTGTTTATGAAAGGTCTGACGCAAAGGTCAGAGAGCTTGAAGGTCTCGAAAGAACCAAGGGATTTATAGGAGAGAGTTTCGATACAAGGGTCAATATTGTTGAAAACGGTGTCAAATACATTGTTGATGTGGAAAATGGTCAGAAGACTGGTTTCTTTCTTGATCAGAAAAACAACCGTGCAGCCATAAGAAGATTCTGCAAGGATAAGGATGTGCTTGACTGCTTTACACATACAGGTTCGTTCGGGCTTAATGCAGCGGCAGCGGGTGCCAGATCTGTTCTTTCTGTTGATGCTTCGGATACTGCGATCGAGATGGCGAAAGAAAACGCTAAGCTTAACGGCCTTGAGAATATAGTATCTTATGAAGTTGCTGATGTGTTTGAGCTTCTTCCGGATCAGGTAAAGTCAGGTAAGTCATATGACCTTGTGATACTTGATCCTCCTGCATTTACGAAGAACCGTGCATCTGTGAAGAATGCAGTAAAGGGCTACAGGGAAATAAATATACAGGGACTTAAACTGGTTAAAGATGGAGGATATTTTGCAACCTGTTCCTGCTCGCACTTTATGACACCGGAGCTTTTCACAAAGACTATTGCAGAGGCAGCAAGAACTGCTCACAAACGTTTAAGGCAGGTTGAGTTCAGAACACAGGCAGCGGATCACCCGATCCTCTGGTCTGCGGATGAATCATATTATCTAAAGTTCTACATCTTTCAGGCTGTTGATGAGGTATGA
- a CDS encoding EndoU domain-containing protein, translating to MKKRILISAITAALMMTACGSMVSYNVDQSDASLEESAETDPSTEEFIEKSTEFTEERTDHEGTASETEAETESEIVSESEETEAETESESESDEAEETKVYTEADLDDLENTEIFLPSAIEHIFIGTINKKGNATGYHYDAIEDSAGEIIEGTKSMPDSNGVYEGKVKVNGIAKSGNKGYSTFYPEDMSPQEVVDAINEAYEAREVLNGNLYAGITDDGIEIDMALTDDDKIITAYPVME from the coding sequence ATGAAAAAGAGGATATTAATTTCGGCCATAACTGCGGCATTAATGATGACCGCCTGTGGGAGCATGGTGTCATATAATGTTGACCAGTCTGATGCTTCATTGGAAGAGAGTGCGGAGACAGATCCTTCTACGGAAGAATTTATAGAGAAATCTACAGAATTTACAGAAGAAAGAACTGATCACGAAGGAACCGCATCTGAAACAGAGGCAGAAACTGAATCTGAGATTGTATCAGAATCAGAAGAAACAGAAGCAGAAACTGAGTCAGAAAGCGAGTCAGATGAAGCTGAGGAGACAAAGGTATACACTGAAGCGGATCTTGATGATCTTGAGAATACAGAGATTTTTCTTCCGTCCGCAATAGAGCATATTTTTATTGGAACAATCAATAAAAAAGGCAATGCAACAGGATATCATTATGATGCTATAGAGGACTCCGCAGGAGAGATCATAGAAGGAACAAAATCCATGCCGGACAGTAACGGCGTATATGAAGGTAAAGTTAAGGTAAATGGTATTGCTAAAAGCGGAAATAAGGGGTATTCTACTTTTTACCCGGAAGATATGTCTCCGCAGGAAGTAGTGGATGCTATCAATGAAGCATATGAGGCACGAGAAGTCCTTAACGGAAATTTATATGCCGGAATTACAGATGATGGCATTGAAATAGATATGGCACTTACTGATGATGATAAGATAATTACTGCTTATCCGGTAATGGAATAA
- a CDS encoding methylated-DNA--[protein]-cysteine S-methyltransferase: protein MSEEHKNLEKMRKKIIDYGLSFEDSYQDAPFKDSNWQLVRYKNNNKAFIWTYEKDGVININLKVDPDKAYFWRNLYKSVIPGYHQNKEHWNTVIMDGTVPWDDVSLMIEESYELISYSPAKKIYEAVKKIPYGNVATYAQVAEAAGDRKMARAVGNALHKNPDPDNIPCYRVVNSQGKLAGKFAFGGEDEQARLLRAEGIEVVESRVDLKKYQWRMSDEDN from the coding sequence ATGTCAGAAGAACACAAAAACTTAGAAAAGATGAGAAAGAAAATAATCGACTATGGCCTGTCGTTTGAGGATAGTTATCAGGATGCTCCTTTTAAGGATAGCAACTGGCAGTTAGTCAGATATAAAAATAATAATAAGGCTTTTATATGGACTTATGAAAAAGATGGAGTAATAAACATCAATCTTAAGGTTGATCCCGATAAGGCATATTTTTGGAGAAATTTATATAAATCGGTAATACCCGGCTATCACCAGAATAAAGAGCATTGGAATACGGTGATCATGGATGGGACTGTACCCTGGGATGACGTAAGCCTTATGATAGAGGAAAGCTATGAACTTATATCATACAGTCCGGCAAAAAAGATTTATGAGGCTGTAAAAAAGATTCCTTACGGAAATGTCGCAACCTATGCACAGGTAGCCGAAGCTGCAGGTGACCGAAAGATGGCCAGGGCAGTGGGAAATGCACTTCATAAAAATCCGGATCCTGATAATATTCCCTGTTACAGGGTGGTAAATTCACAGGGAAAGCTCGCAGGTAAATTTGCCTTTGGAGGAGAGGACGAACAGGCAAGGCTTTTAAGGGCAGAGGGGATAGAAGTCGTTGAAAGCAGAGTTGATCTTAAAAAATATCAATGGAGGATGTCTGATGAAGATAATTAA
- the treC gene encoding alpha,alpha-phosphotrehalase, with amino-acid sequence MNNFKESTIYQIYPKSFYDSNGDGIGDIRGIIEKLDYIRSLGVDYIWTTPFFRSPMNDNGYDIADYLEINPDFGNMKDVEDLISAADERGIGIILDMVFNHTSTEHEWFRRALAGEKKYLDYYIFRDGEADKTPTNWQSKFGGSAWEYIPALKKWYLHLFDKSQADLNWDNPEVREELKKIVLFWKNKGVRGFRFDVVNLISKPENFKDDDKGDGRRFYTDGPHVHEYLRELVTDTGIEDMLTVGEMSSTSIEHCVRYTDPEEKELAMCFNFHHLKIDYKDGNKWELQKPDFDKLKSIFKDWQLKMQEKNGWNAVFWCNHDQPRVVSRFGDEEKYHKESAKMLAAAIHMLRGTPYVYQGEEIGMTNPHFNSIDDYRDVESINYYRILLEEGKSEEEALEILGERSRDNSRTPMQWDRSENAGFSKAEPWIKVPEGNSFINASDEEKDEDSILNFYRKLIGLRKKYPVIQDGRIEFIEEAGKEILAYKRMKEGVELRVYNNLSADEQSIGGGVCIKDKKILLSNYQQDEKDIVKKLRPYETIILINK; translated from the coding sequence ATGAATAATTTCAAAGAATCTACAATTTACCAGATATATCCTAAATCATTTTATGACAGCAACGGAGATGGTATAGGTGATATAAGAGGTATTATTGAGAAGCTTGATTATATCAGGAGTCTCGGTGTGGATTATATCTGGACAACGCCTTTCTTTCGTTCGCCAATGAATGATAACGGCTACGATATAGCAGACTATCTGGAGATAAATCCGGATTTCGGAAATATGAAGGATGTTGAGGATCTTATTTCTGCAGCGGATGAGCGCGGGATAGGTATCATACTGGATATGGTATTTAACCATACTTCGACAGAACACGAATGGTTCAGAAGAGCTCTTGCAGGAGAAAAAAAATACCTAGACTATTATATATTCAGAGATGGGGAAGCAGATAAAACCCCGACTAACTGGCAGTCAAAATTCGGAGGTTCAGCATGGGAGTATATTCCGGCTCTTAAAAAATGGTATCTGCATTTATTTGATAAAAGTCAGGCCGATCTTAACTGGGATAACCCTGAGGTAAGGGAGGAGCTTAAGAAGATCGTTCTTTTCTGGAAGAATAAAGGAGTCAGAGGTTTTCGGTTTGATGTGGTAAATCTTATTTCAAAGCCGGAGAATTTTAAGGATGATGATAAAGGTGACGGAAGAAGATTTTATACGGACGGACCGCATGTACATGAGTATTTAAGAGAACTTGTTACAGATACCGGCATAGAGGATATGCTTACTGTTGGTGAAATGTCATCTACATCAATAGAGCATTGTGTGAGATATACCGATCCGGAAGAAAAAGAGCTTGCCATGTGTTTTAATTTCCATCACCTGAAGATCGATTATAAGGATGGAAATAAATGGGAACTGCAGAAGCCTGACTTTGATAAGCTTAAGAGTATTTTCAAAGACTGGCAGCTGAAAATGCAGGAAAAAAATGGCTGGAATGCAGTTTTCTGGTGTAATCATGATCAGCCGAGAGTAGTCTCAAGATTCGGGGATGAAGAGAAATACCATAAAGAATCGGCAAAGATGCTGGCAGCGGCAATACATATGCTTAGAGGGACACCTTATGTATATCAGGGTGAGGAAATTGGAATGACCAATCCTCATTTTAACTCCATTGATGATTACAGGGATGTAGAGAGCATAAATTATTACAGGATCCTCTTGGAGGAGGGAAAGTCTGAGGAGGAAGCTCTTGAAATATTAGGGGAAAGATCAAGAGATAATTCAAGGACACCCATGCAATGGGACAGGTCAGAGAATGCCGGATTTTCAAAAGCTGAACCCTGGATAAAGGTTCCTGAAGGGAATAGTTTTATAAATGCTTCTGATGAGGAGAAGGACGAGGATTCAATCCTTAATTTTTACAGAAAACTGATTGGGCTCAGAAAGAAATATCCTGTAATACAGGACGGAAGGATTGAATTTATAGAAGAAGCGGGGAAGGAAATTTTAGCATATAAAAGGATGAAAGAAGGGGTTGAGTTAAGAGTTTATAATAATCTGTCGGCTGATGAGCAGAGTATTGGCGGAGGGGTATGTATTAAAGATAAAAAGATATTGTTGTCAAATTATCAGCAGGATGAAAAAGATATTGTAAAAAAACTCAGACCATATGAAACTATTATTTTAATAAACAAATAA
- the treR gene encoding trehalose operon repressor produces MPKSKYPEIYQDLKNRIENEEFEFQELLPSEHQLIESYDCSRNTIRRAISNLVIDGYVQTMQGKGVRNIYRPMVQNSFTIGNIESFRESAIRNGKKPVTKVIYFTELTADKKIARRTGFEQGSELYYIQRVHYLDDKALILNHNYFLKEMIPGLTKEIAENSIYEYIENSLHMSIITSKRVFTVEKMTEIDEKYLELGDYNCLAVVTSQTYNSDGIMFEYTQSRHRPDYFSFQDNATRHAHQYSN; encoded by the coding sequence ATGCCAAAATCTAAATACCCTGAAATTTATCAGGATCTGAAAAACAGAATTGAAAACGAAGAATTTGAATTTCAGGAGCTTTTGCCCTCTGAACACCAGCTTATAGAAAGCTATGACTGTTCCAGAAATACCATACGTCGTGCCATAAGTAATCTTGTCATTGATGGATATGTCCAGACCATGCAGGGAAAAGGTGTAAGAAATATTTACCGTCCCATGGTCCAGAACAGTTTTACTATCGGAAATATCGAAAGCTTCCGCGAATCTGCCATAAGAAACGGCAAAAAACCCGTTACGAAGGTAATATATTTTACCGAACTTACTGCAGATAAAAAAATCGCCCGTCGAACAGGATTCGAACAGGGATCCGAACTTTATTATATACAACGTGTACATTATCTTGATGACAAGGCTCTGATCCTGAACCATAACTATTTCCTGAAAGAGATGATCCCGGGTCTTACAAAAGAAATAGCCGAGAATTCAATCTATGAATATATAGAAAATAGTCTTCATATGTCTATCATTACAAGCAAACGTGTATTTACCGTTGAAAAAATGACAGAAATTGATGAGAAATACTTAGAGCTTGGAGACTATAACTGTCTCGCCGTTGTCACAAGCCAGACCTACAACAGTGACGGTATCATGTTTGAATATACCCAGTCACGGCACAGACCTGACTACTTCAGTTTTCAGGATAATGCAACCAGACACGCGCACCAATACAGTAACTAA
- a CDS encoding DMT family transporter, producing the protein MENKALIWKKTYIVVITAIFCCVLWGSASPAIKIAYDIFKIDSSDTASRLVLAGSRFMLAGAMTILFGSLITRKILIPKKESWKYIAVLSLLQTIGQYYFFFMSLANTSGVRGSIINASGNFIAPLFAIFLFKLEKMSTKKLTGIIVGFTGILVFFGSMKTFMTNDPITFAGEGAMLLAALFYAASGCAIKIFSAKENPVILSGYQFMLGGFGLFLIGKIMGGNLHFYTNGCWMNLIYMGFISAGAYTLWGVLLKYNPVSKVSTLGFINPIMGVLLSALFLSEGGEAFSIYSLCALVLISLGIIIVNYQKL; encoded by the coding sequence ATGGAAAATAAGGCATTGATATGGAAAAAAACATACATAGTGGTCATAACAGCGATCTTTTGCTGTGTACTCTGGGGGAGCGCTTCACCGGCGATAAAGATTGCTTATGATATATTTAAGATAGATTCATCAGATACAGCTTCAAGACTTGTTCTTGCAGGAAGCAGATTCATGCTGGCAGGTGCCATGACAATTTTGTTCGGTTCGCTGATAACAAGAAAAATTCTGATTCCTAAAAAGGAATCCTGGAAATATATCGCAGTTCTTTCACTTTTGCAGACCATAGGGCAATATTATTTTTTCTTTATGTCTTTGGCGAATACATCAGGCGTAAGGGGTTCGATCATTAATGCATCGGGCAACTTCATAGCACCTCTTTTTGCTATATTTTTATTTAAGCTTGAAAAAATGTCGACTAAGAAATTAACAGGCATAATTGTTGGTTTTACAGGAATCCTTGTCTTTTTCGGAAGTATGAAAACTTTTATGACAAATGATCCTATAACATTCGCAGGTGAAGGGGCAATGCTGCTGGCAGCGCTTTTTTATGCAGCATCAGGATGCGCGATAAAGATATTCTCGGCAAAAGAAAATCCTGTGATCTTAAGTGGATATCAGTTTATGCTGGGAGGATTCGGGCTTTTTCTCATAGGGAAGATTATGGGAGGCAATCTGCATTTTTATACGAATGGATGCTGGATGAATCTCATATATATGGGCTTTATTTCCGCCGGAGCCTATACTCTCTGGGGAGTGCTCCTGAAATACAATCCTGTGAGCAAGGTCTCAACACTCGGCTTTATAAATCCCATAATGGGCGTTCTTTTATCGGCTCTGTTTTTATCCGAAGGCGGCGAAGCATTCTCGATATATAGCCTCTGTGCACTCGTCCTCATCTCTTTGGGAATCATCATAGTTAACTACCAGAAGCTATAG